One window of the Yamadazyma tenuis chromosome 6, complete sequence genome contains the following:
- the PSF2 gene encoding DNA replication protein psf2 (EggNog:ENOG503P488; COG:L; BUSCO:EOG09264QRY), translated as MSLPSNIKQNLMPSEISFMTENEYIQILPRYSMKSIQLIGTKIPNLRALRREKVPLWVALILKSQGKCNIVIPDWLNLIYLKARYDEEVKFPMKFSDLPFNWIDLSKILLSKAPDDLPDPVHQLRSIIQDLREIRQVKTRKGLKEVNESNIGLSGLSLLEINELRPFMLSVMNKLREIHESVRHDDYDDEEVIDVDDDED; from the exons ATGTCCTTGCCGTCAAATATCAAGCAGAATCTTATGCCTTCAGAAATCAGTTTCATGACAGAGAATGAGTATATTCAGATTTTGCCCAGATACTCAATGAAGTCAATCCAGCTTATTGGA ACCAAAATCCCTAACTTAAGGGCTTTAAGAAGAGAGAAGGTTCCATTATGGGTAGCACTCATACTCAAAAGTCAAGGCAAATGTAACATCGTGATACCTGACTGGCTTAATCTTATCTACTTGAAAGCTCGCtatgatgaagaagttaaATTTCCCATGAAGTTTAGTGATTTGCCGTTTAATTGGATCGATTTGAGCAAGATATTGTTGAGCAAAGCTCCTGATGATTTACCTGATCCCGTTCATCAGCTAAGATCTATAATACAAGATTTGAGAGAAATCAGACAAGTCAAGACTCGAAAAGGTTTGAAGGAAGTTAACGAATCGAACATCGGTTTGAGTGGGTTATCATTGTTAGAGATAAATGAATTGAGACCATTTATGTTGTCAgtgatgaacaagttgagagaaatcCATGAAAGTGTAAGACATGATGATTatgacgatgaagaggTTATAGATgttgacgatgatgaagattaG
- the RCC1 gene encoding Regulator of chromosome condensation (COG:D,Z; EggNog:ENOG503NVDB), translated as MVALERKRKHITPDANGNGVSKKHKSLTTSSSNILHSYSKLATINDIPAAKTTPLDIFVWGTGSMCELGLGPSAKNKEVKRPRLNPLLLEDHIKGKIVDFAVGGMHTLALDNNNQIWSWGGNDSGVLGRDTSKVKEQLKDMDAAESDEDDDGDLNEAESTPGLVENLPKNKRIVQLCATDNLSAVLLDTGEVYAWGCFRNNEGLLGFLRDEIKLQRVPLKMDQLKNIVQLAAGKDHILALDSKGIVYAWGNGQQFQLGRRILERHRYKALEPQQFGLYNIKYIASGDFHCFAIDHDDNVYAWGLNQFGQCALTNSHGELEDGSLITRPTLIQPLSQKEITEIVGGEHHTMALTKGGEVFSWGRYDMKEVGIPEKNLPDSVFKDQHGKVRAVPVPTKLQLSAKEDIKCKAIGTGSHHSFAVTTDGFVYSWGFGDTYGPGLGPLDEDVEKPTRIANTATKFHDILMIGAGGQFSVSGGVKIEDEDAAEDRVEKYEELDE; from the coding sequence ATGGTTGCATTAGAAAGAAAAAGGAAACACATTACACCAGATGCCAATGGTAATGGTGTTTCTAAGAAGCATAAATCCCTCACAACGTCATCTTCGAATATATTACATTCGTATTCAAAATTGGCCACTATCAATGATATTCCAGCTGCCAAAACAACACCTTTGgatatttttgtttggggTACTGGATCTATGTGTGAATTGGGCCTCGGTCCTAGTGCCAAGAACAAGGAAGTTAAGAGACCTAGATTGAATCCCCTTTTACTAGAAGATCATATCAAAGGCAAAATCGTGGACTTTGCAGTTGGAGGTATGCACACATTAGCTTTGGATAACAACAACCAAATTTGGTCTTGGGGTGGTAACGATAGTGGAGTTTTAGGTCGTGACACTAGTAAGGTTAAAGAGCAGCTCAAGGACATGGATGCTGCCGAAAgcgatgaagatgatgatggagaTTTAAATGAAGCAGAATCGACCCCCGGGTTAGTTGAAAACTTACCCAAAAACAAACGAATTGTCCAACTTTGTGCCACTGATAACTTGAGTGCAGTATTGCTTGATACAGGGGAAGTTTACGCATGGGGATGTTTCAGAAATAACGAAGGATTATTGGGATTCTTAAGAGATGAAATTAAATTACAAAGAGTGCCACTCAAAATGGACCAACTTAAGAatattgttcaacttgCTGCTGGTAAAGATCACATCCTTGCTTTGGACTCCAAAGGTATAGTGTATGCTTGGGGTAATGGACAACAGTTTCAACTCGGACGTCGTATTTTAGAGAGACATCGTTACAAAGCATTAGAGCCCCAACAATTTGGGTTATACAATATCAAGTACATCGCTAGTGGTGACTTTCACTGTTTTGCCATTGATCACGATGATAATGTTTACGCTTGGGGATTAAATCAGTTTGGTCAATGTGCTTTAACTAACTCTCATGGCGAATTAGAAGATGGTTCTTTAATCACCAGACCTACTTTAATCCAACCTCTTAGTCAAAAAGAGATCACCgaaattgttggtggtgaacaCCATACTATGGCATTAACCAAAGGTGGGGAGGTTTTTAGTTGGGGCAGGTACGATATGAAGGAAGTTGGTATTCCAGAAAAAAATCTTCCAGATTCTGTTTTCAAAGATCAGCATGGTAAGGTTCGTGCAGTTCCTGTACCAACGAAGCTCCAGCTCAGTGCTAAGGAAGACATCAAGTGTAAAGCAATTGGAACTGGATCTCACCATTCTTTCGCCGTTACTACTGATGGATTCGTATACTCATGGGGATTTGGAGACACTTATGGGCCAGGGTTAGGACCTTTAGATGAAGACGTGGAAAAGCCAACCAGGATTGCCAATACTGCCACTAAGTTTCACGACATCTTGATGATAGGTGCTGGAGGACAATTTTCTGTTAGTGGTGGTGTCAAGATcgaggatgaagatgcaGCAGAAGATAGAGTTGAGAAGTATGAGGAACTTGATGAGTAG
- the CHS2_1 gene encoding Chitin synthase, class 2 (COG:M; EggNog:ENOG503NUPC; CAZy:GT2_Chitin_synth), with the protein MPSPFEDNPFSDKPSYPDPAFVDRNSPRRYKPQNDDDDDFVAFPESTRRSPDIFTRSGRINANINKVALNNTPNLQFEGRTARAQFTSRESPKRQKAMGIAMDDTLDHDDDDAESINLTGSPHRGSQYGRSVNSSHRSERFLEPPQPIFSPETYAEANPYEDDEDDQETIGRDSYDYDSYQKAQEFEERSLYSESTAYHSSASNDGYTNGSESEYFAASIDNDMMNNIKSGFVPNREKTITKRKVRLVDGQAGHLVLENPVPEELRKVLTRTESPFGEFTNMTYSACTSEPDDFIKDGFSLRAAKYNRETELVICVTMYNEDEYAFARTMHAIMKNIAHLCSRNKSAMWGKDSWKKIQVVIVADGRNKVNESVLQLLTATGVYQGNLARPYVNNKKVNAHIFEYTTQISIDENLKFKGDEKSLAPVQVLFCLKEKNQKKINSHRWLFNAFCPLLDPNVVVLLDVGTKPDNHAIYNLWKAFDRDSNVAGAAGEIKAMKGKGWINLTNPLVASQNFEYKMSNILDKPLESLFGYISVLPGALSAYRYIALTNHDDGSGPLDAYFKGEDLLNTSKAHSNTKTNFFEANMYLAEDRILCWELVAKRNENWVLKFVKSATAETDVPETISEFLSQRRRWINGAFFAALYALKNSKKIWQTDHSIARKFWFHVEFIYQFITLVFSFFSLSNFYLTFYFLTGSLIDEVGHNGGFWIFTIFNYLCIGVLTSLFIVSIGNRPQGSRGIFKTLIILLTVCALYALVVGIYFVANTIKEYGIGDSSTYVMISIIVSLLSTYGLYTLMSVLYLDPWHMLTCSIQYFLMIPSYTCTLQIFAFCNTHDVSWGTKGDNNPKEDLSNQYIIEKNEEGEFEAVVLNVNIDEVYLETLYNIRAKRSSKKVLGAHQPDDIMDGEDYAKDVRTRVVLIWMLSNLVFIMTMLQVFKAGETKQNYYLGFILWSVAFLALIRAIGSFGYLIQNYARFFVETKSKWLHKRQGYNLPNAHKLN; encoded by the coding sequence ATGCCTAGTCCTTTTGAAGATAATCCTTTCTCCGACAAACCCTCGTACCCTGACCCGGCATTCGTGGACCGCAACTCCCCCAGAAGATATAAACCTcaaaatgatgatgatgatgattttgtGGCATTTCCAGAAAGTACCAGAAGGTCTCCCGATATCTTTACCCGTAGTGGTAGAATCAATGCTAACATAAACAAAGTGGCCCTCAATAATACCCCCAATTTACAGTTCGAAGGACGGACTGCTAGAGCCCAATTCACTTCCAGAGAGTCTCCAAAGCGTCAAAAGGCCATGGGAATTGCTATGGATGATACCCTTGACcatgacgatgatgatgctgAATCCATCAATTTGACTGGATCGCCACACAGAGGTTCACAATATGGTCGCTCTGTTAACAGCAGTCATCGTAGTGAAAGATTCTTAGAGCCCCCTCAGCCAATCTTTTCTCCTGAAACATATGCAGAAGCTAACCCttatgaagatgatgaggaCGATCAAGAAACCATCGGAAGAGATAGTTACGACTACGACTCTTATCAAAAAGCacaagaatttgaagaaagatcCTTATACTCTGAGTCTACTGCATATCATTCTTCTGCCTCCAATGATGGTTATACCAATGGATCCGAAAGTGAATACTTTGCTGCTTCTATTGATAACGACATGATGAACAATATCAAAAGCGGATTTGTTCCAAATAGAGAAAAAACCATTACAAAAAGAAAGGTCAGATTGGTTGATGGTCAGGCCGGTcacttggtgttggaaaacCCTGTCCCTGAAGAATTAAGGAAAGTTTTGACAAGAACAGAGTCTCCATTTGGAGAGTTTACCAACATGACATATTCAGCTTGTACTTCCGAGCCTGATGATTTTATTAAAGATGGATTCTCTCTCAGAGCCGCTAAGTACAACCGTGAAACGGAATTGGTAATTTGTGTCACCATGtacaatgaagatgaatatgCTTTTGCCCGAACCATGCATGCCATCATGAAGAATATTGCCCATTTATGTAGTAGAAACAAATCTGCTATGTGGGGAAAAGACAGCTGGAAGAAAATTCAGGTGGTTATTGTTGCTGATGGTAGAAATAAAGTAAACGAATCCGTTTTGCAACTATTAACTGCTACTGGTGTTTACCAGGGCAACTTGGCTAGACCCTACGTTAATAATAAAAAAGTCAACGCCCACATTTTTGAATATACCACTCAGATTTCTATCGATGAaaatttgaagttcaaaggtgatgaaAAATCATTGGCTCCTGTCCAAGTATTATTCtgtttgaaagaaaaaaaccaaaagaaaatTAACAGTCATAGATGGCTTTTCAATGCTTTTTGTCCACTATTGGATCCTAATGTGGTGGTCTTATTAGATGTTGGTACTAAGCCTGATAACCACGCAATCTACAATCTTTGGAAAGCTTTTGATAGGGATTCCAACGTTGCTGGAGCAGCGGGTGAAATCAAAGCTATGAAAGGAAAAGGTTGGATCAACTTAACTAATCCATTGGTTGCGTCTCAAAACTTTGAATACAAGATGTCTAACATTTTGGATAAGCCGTTGGAGTCATTGTTCGGGTATATTTCTGTTTTACCTGGTGCTTTGTCAGCATATAGATATATCGCTTTGACTAACCACGACGATGGAAGTGGACCATTGGATGCTTACttcaaaggtgaagatttgttgaatacCTCAAAAGCTCACTCCAATACAAAGACCAACTTCTTCGAAGCCAATATGTACTTGGCTGAGGATAGAATCTTGTGTTGGGAATTGGTGGCTAAACGTAATGAAAACTGGGTATTAAAATTTGTCAAGCTGGCTACTGCCGAAACTGATGTTCCTGAAACCATTTCAGAATTCTTATcccaaagaagaagatggatTAATGGTGCTTTTTTCGCTGCTTTATATGCATTGAAAAACTCTAAAAAGATTTGGCAAACAGATCATTCCATTGCAAGAAAATTTTGGTTCCATGTGGAATTCATCTACCAGTTTATCACTTTAGTTTTCTCATTCTTCTCATTGAGTAACTTTTACTTAACCTTTTACTTTTTGACAGGATCTTTGAtcgatgaagttggccACAATGGGGGGTTCTGGATTTTCACGATATTCAATTACCTTTGTATTGGTGTCTTGACTTCGTTATTCATCGTCTCCATTGGTAATAGACCTCAAGGATCTAGAGGAATTTTCAAGACTTTGATTATATTATTGACGGTGTGTGCTTTGTACGCTTTAGTTGTTGGTATATACTTTGTGGCCAACACTATTAAAGAATATGGTATCGGAGATTCCAGTACTTACGTTATGATCAGTATCATCGTTTCCTTATTGTCGACGTACGGATTATACACTTTGATGTCTGTATTATACTTGGATCCATGGCACATGCTCACCTGTTCCATACAGTATTTCCTTATGATTCCTTCCTATACTTGCACATTACAGATCTTTGCGTTTTGTAACACTCATGATGTGTCGTGGGGTACTAAAGGTGATAATAATCCCAAGGAGGATCTCTCCAATCAATAcattattgaaaagaatgaagaaggtgaGTTTGAGGCTGTTGTACTTAACGTaaatattgatgaagtctACTTGGAAACCTTGTACAACATCAGAGCAAAGAGATCCAGCAAGAAGGTGTTGGGAGCTCATCAACCAGATGATATAATGGATGGTGAAGACTATGCCAAAGATGTTAGAACCAGAGTGGTGTTGATCTGGATGCTTTCTAACTTGGTGTTTATCATGACAATGCTACAAGTATTCAAAGCTGGCGAGACCAAACAAAACTATTACTTGGGCTTTATTTTGTGGTCTGTTGCCTTCCTTGCTCTCATTAGAGCTATTGGGTCATTTGGATACTTGATTCAAAATTATGCCCGGTTCTTTGTAGAGACTAAAAGCAAGTGGCTTCACAAAAGGCAAGGTTATAACTTGCCCAATGCCCATAAATTGAACTAA
- the JEN1 gene encoding Carboxylic acid transporter (COG:E,G,P; EggNog:ENOG503NXDP): protein MSFNDDILVEHANNQIFNEKPELSLSSISHYFGTRFSTLFDIPYKSQSSSVWVTMNPIPGLKQVDSRGWNFYFLGFLGWTVDAMDFFCVSATAPNIALTLNVSITQVTWGITLVLMFRSLGATIFGLASDYYGRKYTYILVCLLFVVIEIGTGFVKTYGQFLGVRALFGIAMGGFYPICATTALEDQPTKARGILSGLFLPGYNLGYIFAMAFFLAFEHTFKEGEGWRSLFWFSAGLPCILITWRFFLPETQTFIKLQEQKKILKEHDERAKVGIYKYLDKTIVTTIKTEWVLFIYLVLLMAGFNFTSHGVVYQLGNLASSASSTIEAQIGTQFPIGDKTGSYDYGLVMAIFCGAVFGYMIIIIILGPERYHRDLGIESDTNSIQRADDSEGASTVESKEVPEHVEQKV from the exons ATGAGCTttaatgatgatattttggTGGAACATGCCAACAACCAGATTTTCAATGAGAAGCCAGAATTATCGCTATCTTCAATTTCCCATTACTTTGGTACCCgattttcaactttgttcGACATTCCCTATAAGAGTCAAAGTCTGAGTGTATGGGTAACCATGAATCCCATCCCAGGGTTAAAACAGGTTGACTCCCGTGGGTGGAACTTTTATTTCTTGGGGTTCTTGGGTTGGACTGTGGATGCGATGGATTTCTTCTGCGTATCTGCAACAGCCCCCAACATTgctttgactttgaatgTGTCCATCACCCAAGTAACTTGGGGTATCACTCTCGTGTTGATGTTTAGATCTCTAGGAGCCACAATCTTTGGACTAGCATCAGATTATTACGGAAGAAAGTATACTTACATTCTAGTTTGCTTGTTATTTGTTGTGATTGAAATTGGTACTGGGTTCGTCAAGACTTACGGTCAATTCTTAGGGGTCAGGGCCCTATTTGGAATAGCCATGGGAGGTTTCTATCCTATTTGTGCAACCACTGCACTAGAAGACCAACCGACGAAAGCTAGAGGGATTTTGTCTGGACTTTTCTTGCCAGGATATAACTTGGGATACATTTTTGCTATGGCTTTCTTCCTTGCATTCGAGCATACTTTtaaagaaggtgaaggtTGGAGATCTTTGTTCTGGTTCTCTGCTGGGCTTCCATGTATTTTAATAACGTGGAGGTTTTTCTTGCCTGAAACACAAaccttcatcaagttgcaggaacagaagaagatcttgaaagagCACGACGAAAGAGCTAAAGTGGGGATTTATAAGTACTTGGACAAGACAATTGTTACCACTATCAAAACTGAATGGGTTTTGTTCATTTATTTGGTGCTACTTATGGCTGGCTTTAACTTCACTTCACACG GTGTAGTATACCAATTGGGAAACTTGGCTTCTTCTGCATCATCAACTATTGAAGCACAAATCGGTACGCAGTTTCCCATTGGAGATAAAACAGGGCTGTATGACTATGGATTAGTCATGGCTATTTTCTGCGGCGCTGTGTTTGGTTACATGATTATAATTATAATCTTGGGGCCAGAAAGGTATCACAGGGATTTGGGTATTGAAAGTGATACAAATCTGATACAACGAGCAGATGATCTGGAAGGGGCATCCACCGTTGAATCCAAAGAGGTTCCTGAACATGTTGAACAGAAAGTATAA
- the ARG2 gene encoding Amino-acid acetyltransferase, mitochondrial (COG:E; BUSCO:EOG09261BP0; EggNog:ENOG503NUKB), which yields MSKPSLTRQLTSNLVLHESSTNSKRNLILSILRSTTTKRETKNYLNKYRNQFRYNDSSAPDKDMQRSIFINRFLQQKNPFTNIYDEEEKKLQKIPLRIAIFKLKFSNVDPQNWAGIQETFKRLINLGASPIIVMDHDDELINDFKLNEFALINQGNRLLNSLKEINPRLIRTLFYRSEKGEMKINSLEQILIPMYQGFVPIIQPIVFDSLSSNQQFLKSDELLLSLCKSVLSANQDDMLSIEKVVFVDKHGGIPSIERNQTSHVFINLSQEYSDIISELYIGFLEPSLRDLHIENLKSIDKLLTAIHDITGNDETTGIITTPGIISINNDQLNPIIYNVLTDRPIISSSLPSSFKRTPQLSTSILKKGIDVEVLEPRNYPKEFTLENLINDNLVDKGKFFHLIEDSFGKPLDIDAYIKRINKTITTIIIVGDYDGGAVITNETSDGKTVPYLDKFAVAKKNQGLPGLADIIFKLIVQSNPDELIWRSRKNNPINKWYFERCVGSAAKAGSKWKLFYTGDIFNKSVQLKKKRDSININEKMKTYSSICESIPPSFTEPTK from the coding sequence atgtcCAAACCAAGCCTAACAAGACAACTCACTTCGAACTTGGTGCTACATGAACTGAGTACAAATTCTAAGCGGAATCTAATTCTTTCGATTCTTCGGTCtactaccaccaaaagGGAGACCAAGAATTACTTGAATAAGTATCGAAATCAGTTTAGATATAATGACTCACTGGCTCCTGACAAGGACATGCAAAGAAGCATCTTTATAAACCGGTTTCTACAGCAGAAGAATCCATTCACTAACATTTATGACgaggaagagaagaaattaCAGAAAATTCCATTAAGAATtgccatcttcaaattgaagttttcaaatgTTGACCCACAAAATTGGGCCGGAATTCAGGAAACCTTCAAGCGATTAATCAATTTGGGGGCAAGTCCTATAATTGTAATGGATCATGATGATGAATtaatcaatgatttcaaattgaatGAATTTGCCTTGATAAATCAAGGAAATCGGTTGTTAAACagtttgaaagaaatcaatcCCCGGCTCATACGAACTCTTTTCTATAGGAGTGAAAAAGGTGAGATGAAAATTAATAGCCTCGAACAGATATTGATACCCATGTACCAAGGATTTGTCCCGATTATTCAACCAATCGTTTTTGATTCATTATCTTCCAATCAGCAGTTTCTCAAGTCGGACGAATTACTACTTTCGCTCTGCAAGTCTGTGTTGTCAGCAAATCAAGATGATATGTTGTCCATAGAGAAGGTCGTATTTGTAGATAAACATGGTGGAATCCCATCCATTGAAAGAAACCAAACCAGTCATgtgttcatcaatttgTCGCAAGAGTATAGCGATATCATTTCCGAACTATATATTGGGTTTTTAGAGCCATCTTTGAGGGACTTGCATATTGAAAACCTAAAGTCTATCGATAAGCTCCTTACAGCTATCCATGATATCACTGGTAATGATGAAACAACTGGTATCATCACTACTCCAGGGATAAtttccatcaacaatgatCAGTTGAATCCCATTATTTATAACGTGTTGACCGACAGACCTATAATTTCCTCCTCGTTGCCCCTGTCATTCAAAAGAACCCCACAGCTCTCGACTTCGATTCTTAAAAAGGGTATTGATGTTGAGGTTCTTGAGCCTAGGAACTATCCCAAAGAATTCACTCTTGAAAACTTGATAAACGATAATTTGGTTGATAAAGGTAAGTTTTTCCACCTAATAGAAGATTCCTTTGGTAAACCCCTTGATATTGATGCATATATCAAACGAATCAACAAAACTATTACGACCATTATTATAGTTGGTGATTACGATGGAGGAGCAGTTATTACCAACGAAACATCTGATGGCAAGACGGTCCCTTACCTAGATAAATTTGCTGTTGCCAAGAAAAACCAGGGGTTGCCTGGCCTTGCTGATATTATCTTCAAGCTTATTGTTCAATCGAATCCTGATGAGTTGATTTGGAGATCTAGAAAAAATAACCCCATCAATAAGTGGTATTTTGAGAGATGTGTGGGTTCTGCTGCAAAGGCAGGTTCTAAATGGAAGCTCTTTTACACGGGTGATATCTTTAACAAGTCTGTTCAGctcaagaaaaagagagATTCGATCAACATCAAcgagaagatgaagacttACTCATCTATTTGTGAGTCTATTCCTCCATCATTTACTGAACCAACCAAATGA
- a CDS encoding uncharacterized protein (EggNog:ENOG503P3U4; COG:S) gives MNYNHLVLVPCHGIWKGGPSAGDDPNEWFLAPFQLDGKDHLCFKEHLFQGFDIMKNDPSALLIISGGKTKAEIDLSEAQSYYNILKSVYDSKDLGAVELEEFARDSFENVIFSICRFYEITSTYPKKITVTGFEFKRSRFVKNHFQQALGFPLENVKYIGNAPTPPKESEGNYFMELNQSEHEFAVKFFEVDLYGRKGSLQKKKLSRNPFNVSHDYKSSNSVLREALELMEQPNKTDLEVRTALLTVAPWKANYT, from the coding sequence ATGAATTATAACCATTTAGTACTAGTCCCTTGTCATGGTATTTGGAAAGGAGGACCATCGGCCGGCGATGATCCCAATGAATGGTTTTTGGCACCATTCCAATTGGACGGTAAAGATCACTTATGTTTCAAAGAACACCTTTTTCAAGGCTTCGATATCATGAAAAATGATCCTTCAGCCCTTTTGATAATTTCTGGTGGCAAAACGAAGGCAGAGATTGATTTGAGTGAAGCACAGTCTTATTACAACATATTGAAGAGTGTTTATGACTCCAAGGATTTGGGAGCTgttgaattggaagaatttGCTAGAGATTCATTTGAAAACGTCATATTTCTGATATGTCGATTCTACGAGATTACCAGTACCTATCCGAAAAAGATCACAGTCACTGGATTTGAATTTAAAAGATCAAGATTCGTGAAGaaccatttccaacaagCATTAGGGTTTCCCCTAGAAAATGTAAAATACATTGGTAATGCCCCAACACCCCCCAAAGAATCAGAGGGAAATTACTTTATGGAGTTGAATCAAAGTGAACACGAATTTGCtgtcaagttctttgagGTCGACCTATATGGTCGCAAAGGTTCATTACAGAAAAAGAAGCTCTCAAGAAACCCATTCAATGTTTCCCATGACTATaaatcttccaactctGTACTCAGAGAAGCGCTTGAGTTGATGGAACAACCGAACAAAACTGACCTAGAAGTCAGGACTGCTTTGTTAACCGTAGCACCTTGGAAAGCAAACTATACATAG